The DNA sequence ACACGTACAAATGGCGGCCCACAACCAGCGTGCCACGAGCGATGATGACGAACTCGCAACCGTCATCGGACTCTATGCCCTCGAAGAGTTGACCCTCGGACAGGCGGCGGACCGTCTCGATATCTCTCGAATGGAGATGCGAACCATTCTCAGCGACTCCGGTGTCTCTCTGCGGTTAGGACCGAAATCGAAAGACGAAATTCTGAGCGATATCGACGCGCTTTCTGACGAATAGATGAGTGGACACTCCCAATTTGTAGTTCTCGACGCTACTGTGCTCTCTAATTTCGCGCACACGGATTCGATAGACTTTCTCGTGGATGTATTCGACCAATTATATACTGCTCGTCAAGTAGTGGCTGAGCTAGAACAGGGTGTCGAAGATGGGTACGGATTTTTAGAGCGGGCACTTTCCGAATTGCCGCCTAAAACGGTTTCAAGTGCAGAGATTGGCTGTGAAATTTCTGCACCACGACTAAATAGTTCTTTCGTAGACATGATGTCTCCACGGCTGAACAGGGAACTGGATACTGGAGAAGCACATGCCCTCGCAGTTGCTCTTGATGAGAGTACGTGGAAAAGACATGCTCATATCGGTGGTCATGACGAATATTCGATCATCTTCGCAAGCGACGACGGAGATGCCCGGACGCTAGCACGAGACCTCGATGTCCAAGTCACTGGCTCGATTGGAATTTTAGTCCACGGAATTCGGAAAGACATGCTCTCGGTAAAAACCGCTGACGAGTGGCTTCGTGCATGGGTGGAAGACATCGGATACTATTCACCGGTCGATAGCGTCGAAGAAGTACTCTAACGACCTCTTCTACATCACCCGCAAAATGGCATTATTCCGGCGTCGGCACCGCGTCATCCCGCGCGACGGCGATGTCGAGGTAGGCGTCGGCTTGGTCGGCGTGAATCCCCTTGTCGATGAGACTGCGTTCCTCGTCGTACTGGACGAGTCCGGCCATCGCCAGTTTCGGCAGTTGGGTGTGCTGGAGGGACATGAGGACGTTGCGGCGGTGTTCGTCGGAGACGAGGTCGATGGATTTGTCCATCTCCCATGCGGCGACGGTGTCGACGATCGTGTCGAGGGTGACCGGCGTGTCCTCCGACCGCAGATTGTGAAGGATGTAGCGACTTCGACGGGACGCGAGGGCGTCGAAGAGGGCGTCCTGTGAAAGCGGTGGGACGTCCGTACTCGGCCCCGCTGGCGAGGCGGTGGCGCGTGAAGAACCACCGTCATCGTTTGTCGTCTGGTCTGCCATAAGGACTAGCACTCGTCGGACGAGGGTTACTCTGGTGGTTCAGTATTCAGGCTATTTATCTCCCTATCGATAATGAAGCTCAGTCGGCGGCGGGTTCCTGCACGTCACGAACGTACTCCGTGAAGTTCTCGAAGACGAGTTTCGTCTCG is a window from the Haladaptatus sp. R4 genome containing:
- a CDS encoding UPF0175 family protein — translated: MAAHNQRATSDDDELATVIGLYALEELTLGQAADRLDISRMEMRTILSDSGVSLRLGPKSKDEILSDIDALSDE